A section of the Pseudanabaena mucicola str. Chao 1806 genome encodes:
- a CDS encoding ABC transporter substrate-binding protein, with product MKKTIKQFCSLAIAALMSCLLAVACTPSNAPSNNNATSSTTGNQAPISIGIAVAQTSNVALLGQEQVTGAKIAETYFNKQGGVNGTPIRLVFQDTAGDEQGAINAFNTLISQDKVVGIVGPTLSQQAFSADPIAERAGLPVIAPSNTAKGIPQIGKYISRVSAPVAVVAPNAIEAALKINPQIKKVAVFYAQNDAFSKSETGTFQETVKQKGLDLATVQTFQTTDTDFQSQVTNAINIKPDLIIISGLSADGGNLVKQLRELGYKGLIIGGNGLNTSNILPVCKALCDGIIIAQAYSPELKNDINAEFRKLYTEQSKKEPPQFSAQAFTGVQVFVEALRTLDKTTKISTLSLPQLRTQLNDTLLAGKYETPLGEISFTPEGEIVQKKFYVAQIKMEADGNSGKFTFIQ from the coding sequence ATGAAAAAAACAATCAAACAATTTTGTAGCTTGGCGATCGCGGCTTTAATGTCCTGCTTACTAGCTGTAGCTTGTACACCAAGCAATGCTCCCTCAAATAACAATGCCACTAGTTCTACCACTGGCAATCAAGCACCAATTTCCATTGGTATTGCTGTTGCTCAAACCAGTAATGTTGCTCTTCTAGGGCAAGAGCAAGTTACAGGGGCAAAGATTGCGGAGACCTATTTCAATAAGCAAGGTGGGGTTAATGGCACACCAATTCGCCTAGTTTTTCAAGATACCGCAGGTGATGAACAGGGTGCAATCAACGCTTTCAATACGTTAATTTCTCAAGATAAAGTTGTCGGTATTGTTGGTCCCACATTATCTCAACAAGCCTTTAGCGCTGACCCGATCGCTGAGCGTGCAGGTTTACCTGTCATTGCACCATCAAATACTGCTAAGGGGATTCCCCAAATCGGTAAATATATTTCGCGAGTATCTGCTCCAGTAGCTGTCGTTGCACCCAATGCGATCGAAGCTGCCCTGAAAATAAATCCACAAATTAAGAAGGTCGCAGTCTTCTATGCTCAGAATGATGCTTTTAGCAAATCAGAAACGGGCACTTTCCAAGAGACTGTTAAGCAAAAAGGGTTAGATCTGGCAACTGTGCAAACATTCCAAACTACAGATACTGATTTTCAATCTCAAGTAACCAACGCAATTAATATCAAGCCTGATTTGATTATCATTTCTGGTCTATCTGCTGATGGAGGCAACCTCGTTAAGCAGTTACGAGAACTTGGTTACAAAGGTCTAATCATTGGTGGTAATGGCTTAAATACTTCCAATATTCTCCCCGTTTGCAAGGCTCTTTGTGATGGCATCATTATTGCTCAAGCCTACAGCCCTGAGCTAAAGAATGACATCAATGCTGAATTCCGTAAACTCTATACTGAGCAAAGCAAGAAAGAACCGCCTCAGTTTAGTGCTCAAGCATTTACAGGTGTACAAGTATTTGTAGAGGCTCTGCGGACTCTCGATAAAACTACTAAAATTAGTACTTTGTCATTGCCTCAACTTCGCACCCAACTCAATGACACTTTGCTCGCAGGTAAATATGAAACTCCTCTAGGCGAGATTTCCTTCACCCCTGAAGGTGAAATCGTGCAGAAGAAGTTTTATGTTGCACAAATCAAAATGGAAGCTGACGGTAATAGTGGCAAGTTTACATTTATCCAATAA
- a CDS encoding glyoxalase-like domain protein yields MESLFSTQGIMVMLLGAYAVAMWMFLTSAPKVHTIMVSDLDQARYFYEGELKLPIADVPLHYYYGYEYGMGAPADPIYIPATARTAKSKYSADMEGAWYQLKKNVQLHIVPGANTTDSNRSRHICFNRDCVEQLLLQIQIKGIKHKVRSEKPLNFLVKDPDGQVIEIAEVIS; encoded by the coding sequence ATGGAGTCACTGTTTTCTACTCAAGGCATCATGGTTATGCTGCTCGGTGCATACGCTGTTGCCATGTGGATGTTTCTTACCAGCGCACCAAAAGTACATACGATCATGGTTTCTGACCTCGATCAAGCACGATATTTTTATGAAGGCGAGTTAAAATTGCCGATCGCCGATGTGCCTCTACATTACTACTATGGCTATGAATACGGTATGGGCGCACCTGCTGATCCTATTTATATTCCTGCCACAGCCCGAACCGCTAAATCTAAATATTCAGCAGATATGGAAGGCGCATGGTATCAACTAAAGAAAAATGTGCAACTGCATATCGTTCCTGGAGCAAATACCACAGATTCCAATCGCAGTCGGCATATTTGTTTTAATCGCGACTGTGTAGAACAACTCTTGTTGCAAATTCAAATTAAAGGCATTAAGCACAAAGTCCGTAGCGAAAAGCCGCTTAACTTTTTAGTCAAAGATCCTGATGGACAGGTAATTGAAATTGCTGAAGTCATCAGCTAA
- a CDS encoding DUF4912 domain-containing protein yields the protein MARERPPLEEMTLRQLRKVAAELEISRYSRMRKSQLLADIQTILSAQGAASTQADSINSETQEIVEASKFNLGSEETEENLESLAAIDKNIGDIPTGYGESRIVLLPRDPQWAYVYWDVPNSHKEELRNQGGQQLALRLYDATDINLDYQTPNNLQEYNSDELAREWYLPIPISDRDYVAELGYRCADGRWLVLTRSKVVHVPPVFPSEWVEDNFITVPWDQSLKGQTFFTLVPPAKKAAPAPEEASTTDTSYDEIFNIAREAEIQRISGSLYGSMQHESGIGMAPESISSYIFPSGAGLFAGAAGALSASGINYSGIGLESSYSFFSSESPIRPRQFWLVADAELIVYGATEPDASVTIGGRPIKLNSDGTFRFHTSFQDGIQDYPIFAVAADGEQNRAIHMKFERQTLERRTNTKEEAIPEWIS from the coding sequence ATGGCGAGGGAACGTCCTCCCTTAGAAGAAATGACCTTGCGTCAACTTCGTAAAGTAGCAGCAGAGCTAGAAATTTCTCGTTATAGTCGAATGCGAAAATCTCAGCTACTTGCTGATATTCAAACCATTCTTTCCGCTCAAGGCGCAGCCTCAACCCAAGCAGATAGCATTAACTCGGAGACTCAAGAAATCGTGGAAGCATCAAAGTTTAATTTGGGTAGTGAAGAAACAGAAGAAAACTTAGAATCACTTGCCGCTATTGATAAGAACATTGGCGATATTCCTACTGGTTATGGAGAAAGCCGCATCGTCTTACTACCTCGCGATCCCCAGTGGGCTTATGTTTATTGGGATGTACCTAATTCTCATAAGGAAGAGTTGAGAAATCAAGGTGGGCAACAGTTAGCGCTTCGTTTGTACGATGCTACTGATATCAACTTAGACTATCAAACTCCCAATAACTTACAAGAATACAATAGTGACGAACTCGCTCGTGAATGGTATTTGCCAATTCCGATTAGCGATCGCGACTATGTGGCGGAGCTTGGCTATCGTTGTGCTGATGGTCGTTGGTTAGTCCTCACCCGTTCTAAGGTCGTCCATGTTCCCCCTGTATTCCCATCGGAATGGGTGGAAGATAATTTTATTACTGTACCTTGGGATCAAAGTCTTAAAGGGCAAACCTTCTTCACGCTTGTACCTCCTGCCAAAAAAGCAGCACCTGCTCCCGAAGAAGCATCTACTACCGATACTTCCTACGACGAAATCTTCAACATCGCTCGTGAAGCCGAGATCCAACGTATTTCTGGTTCACTCTATGGCTCGATGCAGCATGAATCTGGAATCGGTATGGCTCCTGAATCCATTAGCTCCTACATCTTCCCATCGGGTGCAGGCTTGTTTGCTGGAGCAGCAGGTGCGCTTAGTGCTAGCGGCATCAACTACTCTGGCATTGGTCTAGAGTCTAGCTATAGCTTCTTCTCTAGCGAATCTCCCATCCGTCCTCGCCAATTCTGGTTGGTTGCAGATGCAGAGTTGATCGTCTATGGTGCAACTGAGCCTGATGCTTCTGTCACCATCGGTGGTCGTCCTATTAAGCTCAACTCCGATGGTACGTTCCGCTTCCACACATCTTTCCAAGATGGTATCCAAGATTATCCAATCTTTGCGGTGGCAGCAGATGGCGAACAAAATCGCGCCATTCACATGAAGTTCGAGCGTCAAACCCTTGAGCGTCGTACTAATACTAAGGAAGAAGCAATTCCTGAATGGATTAGTTAA
- a CDS encoding urease accessory protein UreH domain-containing protein: MLDLLLVAALGFLGSFGHCVGMCGPLTVAFSLSGKDKYPPDISRNWQQHLYFHTLLNIGRILSYTIAGAVIGAIGSVLVAGGQLAGIESDLRRWLAILTGILLIWMGMIQIKPESLPNIPFLNPMAMIALHQRLNKAMIKLSFNSHPLSPTLLGMTWGLIPCGFLYTAQIKAAETSSIWQGALTMFAFGLGTLPSMLGIGVFAGLLSRDHRSQLFQLGGWITLIIGILTLLRTSDMMDYTGHGGLILLILTLAARPLSHLLKFCAPLMLYRRAIGVGAFVLSIAHTFHMVEHSFQWNFDALSFMIPQHQVSIWIGAIAIALMTPAALTSSDWMVKRLGRYWRYLHLLSVPALLLASVHTIAIGSNYLGAMTLTPRNWILTILWGLITIGTLLIRTWKFRK, encoded by the coding sequence ATGCTAGATTTATTGCTTGTTGCCGCTTTAGGATTTTTGGGGAGCTTTGGTCATTGTGTAGGCATGTGTGGACCTCTGACCGTCGCCTTTTCGCTTTCAGGTAAGGATAAATATCCTCCAGATATTTCTCGCAATTGGCAACAGCATTTATATTTTCATACCCTTTTAAATATTGGCAGAATTCTTAGCTATACGATCGCTGGGGCGGTGATTGGGGCGATCGGTTCGGTGCTAGTTGCTGGCGGACAATTAGCAGGTATTGAGAGTGATCTGCGGCGTTGGTTGGCAATTTTGACAGGAATACTTTTAATTTGGATGGGAATGATTCAGATCAAGCCCGAAAGCTTGCCGAATATTCCCTTTCTCAATCCGATGGCAATGATAGCACTCCATCAACGTCTCAATAAGGCGATGATAAAGTTGTCATTCAATTCCCATCCACTTTCCCCTACCTTACTGGGCATGACATGGGGCTTGATTCCTTGTGGATTTCTCTATACTGCTCAAATTAAGGCTGCCGAAACCAGTAGCATATGGCAGGGTGCGCTGACAATGTTTGCCTTTGGATTGGGAACATTACCTTCGATGCTAGGAATAGGTGTCTTTGCAGGTTTATTAAGTCGCGATCACCGTAGTCAATTATTTCAATTGGGCGGATGGATTACGCTCATCATCGGGATTTTGACATTACTTCGCACTAGCGACATGATGGACTATACAGGACATGGCGGTTTGATTTTGTTAATCCTTACCCTTGCCGCCCGTCCCCTCAGTCATTTACTTAAATTCTGTGCGCCTCTGATGCTCTATCGACGGGCGATTGGTGTTGGAGCATTCGTTCTTTCTATTGCCCATACCTTCCATATGGTCGAGCATTCTTTCCAATGGAACTTTGATGCTTTATCCTTCATGATTCCGCAACATCAAGTTTCGATCTGGATTGGCGCGATCGCGATCGCCTTGATGACTCCTGCGGCGCTCACTAGTTCCGATTGGATGGTTAAAAGACTCGGTAGGTATTGGCGCTATTTACATTTACTCTCAGTCCCTGCCTTATTACTTGCGTCAGTACATACAATTGCGATCGGTTCTAATTATCTCGGTGCTATGACTTTGACTCCACGGAATTGGATTTTGACGATTCTCTGGGGATTGATAACTATAGGAACTTTGTTAATCAGAACTTGGAAGTTTAGAAAGTAA
- a CDS encoding RNA-guided endonuclease InsQ/TnpB family protein, whose translation MLVLEAKLKGKTGQYNLIDEAIRTALFVRNKALRLWMDVKDSDKYDLNKYCAVLAKEFEFAKKLNSQARQASAERAWSAINRFFENCKKKISGKKGFPRFKKRGHSVEYKTSGWKLSEDRKHLTLTDGFKIGRLKLIGSRDLNFYQIEQIKRIRLVRRADGYYAQFCVDVDRREEIEPSKTTIGLDVGLNHFYTDSNGQTVENPRILRKSERQLKKLQRKVSKRKKGSANRRKAIKRLAKKHLQVSRQRKDFAVKTARCVVRSNDLIAYEDLQIRNMVKNHKLAKSISDASWSMFCQWVEYFGKVFGKVTVAVPPQYTSQNCSNCGKQVVKTLSQRTHHCGHCGTVLDRDHNAALNILAIGLNRVGHTQIHACGEFDLYQLDASLSGKLSR comes from the coding sequence ATGTTAGTCCTCGAAGCAAAACTAAAAGGCAAAACAGGACAGTACAACCTCATCGATGAGGCAATTCGTACTGCTCTGTTTGTGCGTAATAAGGCTTTAAGGCTATGGATGGATGTAAAGGATAGCGACAAGTACGATCTCAATAAGTATTGTGCTGTACTTGCCAAAGAGTTTGAGTTTGCCAAAAAACTAAACTCACAGGCAAGGCAAGCCAGTGCGGAGAGGGCCTGGTCAGCAATTAATCGGTTCTTTGAGAACTGCAAAAAGAAGATATCGGGGAAGAAAGGTTTTCCCAGATTCAAGAAGCGTGGTCATTCTGTGGAATACAAAACTTCAGGATGGAAGCTTAGTGAAGATCGGAAACATCTAACTTTGACTGATGGCTTTAAGATTGGCAGACTCAAATTAATTGGTTCACGTGACCTTAATTTCTACCAGATAGAGCAGATAAAACGAATCAGACTGGTAAGACGGGCTGATGGGTACTATGCTCAATTCTGTGTTGATGTTGATCGGCGTGAAGAAATAGAACCATCAAAAACTACTATCGGGTTAGATGTTGGACTCAATCACTTCTATACCGATAGCAATGGTCAAACAGTCGAAAATCCCAGAATCCTTAGAAAGTCAGAGCGTCAACTCAAAAAGTTGCAGCGCAAAGTTTCTAAGCGTAAAAAGGGTTCTGCTAATCGAAGAAAAGCAATTAAACGATTAGCTAAAAAGCATTTGCAAGTAAGTAGGCAACGTAAAGACTTTGCGGTTAAGACTGCAAGGTGCGTAGTGAGGTCTAACGACCTGATTGCCTATGAAGATTTGCAAATTCGCAACATGGTTAAAAACCACAAATTAGCTAAGTCGATCAGTGATGCAAGCTGGTCAATGTTTTGCCAATGGGTTGAGTATTTTGGCAAGGTATTTGGCAAGGTTACTGTGGCTGTACCGCCCCAATATACAAGCCAAAACTGCTCAAACTGCGGTAAGCAAGTTGTCAAAACATTGAGTCAGCGTACTCATCACTGTGGGCATTGTGGCACTGTATTAGACCGTGACCACAATGCGGCTCTGAATATTTTAGCTATTGGTCTAAATAGGGTAGGGCATACCCAAATTCACGCCTGTGGAGAGTTCGACCTCTACCAATTAGATGCAAGTCTATCTGGTAAGTTGTCTCGCTGA
- the petJ gene encoding cytochrome c6 PetJ, translating to MQRIFSILAIALTMLVSFTFGQPAFGELSAGAKIFNNNCAQCHAGGRNNVVAAKTLKADALEKYGKNTVEAIILQVTNGKGAMPAFGKKLKAEEIELVSNYVLEQAKNGWAK from the coding sequence GTGCAACGTATTTTTTCGATTCTAGCGATCGCCTTAACTATGTTGGTCAGCTTCACTTTCGGTCAGCCAGCATTTGGTGAACTATCCGCAGGCGCAAAAATCTTTAATAATAACTGCGCTCAATGTCATGCAGGTGGACGCAATAATGTAGTTGCAGCCAAGACCTTGAAGGCAGATGCCCTAGAAAAGTATGGTAAAAACACCGTAGAAGCAATTATCCTCCAAGTGACTAACGGCAAAGGCGCAATGCCCGCTTTTGGCAAGAAGCTTAAAGCTGAGGAAATTGAGTTAGTTTCTAATTACGTACTTGAACAAGCCAAGAATGGTTGGGCTAAATAA
- a CDS encoding superoxide dismutase family protein encodes MLATTTVAIAQTTQIKTSSRIFNVKGELVGTATFTQTPLGVKVDLNVQNLAQGEHMVLLHEKGKCDAPDFKTSGNHFDPLDGETEVSNHLHNKHEDVKHKPAGDLPNIIVNLDRKGTLTALLPKLTLGSGKNSLLRQGGTSIIIHAGANGKSTIPNVDYKTRIACGIIKP; translated from the coding sequence ATGCTCGCAACAACTACGGTAGCAATAGCCCAGACAACACAAATTAAGACAAGTTCTCGCATTTTCAACGTCAAAGGAGAACTTGTCGGAACTGCCACATTTACCCAAACACCTTTAGGTGTGAAAGTTGATCTCAATGTGCAAAACCTAGCACAGGGAGAACATATGGTGCTTTTACATGAAAAAGGCAAATGTGACGCACCCGACTTTAAGACATCTGGCAATCATTTCGATCCATTGGATGGTGAGACGGAAGTTAGCAATCACCTCCATAACAAGCATGAAGATGTCAAACACAAACCTGCTGGCGATTTACCCAATATTATCGTTAACTTAGATAGGAAAGGCACTCTAACAGCCCTATTGCCAAAATTAACTTTGGGTTCAGGAAAAAACTCTTTGCTGAGACAAGGTGGTACGTCGATTATTATCCACGCAGGTGCAAATGGGAAATCAACGATTCCCAATGTAGATTATAAGACTCGGATTGCTTGTGGAATCATTAAACCTTAA
- a CDS encoding sensor histidine kinase translates to MTGLVTIYEALHQAPQTREFFEELHQTDAKEFWHRAIAVLQQFSMQRQLKGILLTHHPYIIPNAALRQTELQTWVFTTSKSSLFPTGTLPIGNTQVVSLPKSDALNQEWFCLLITETFGILVVSSTKSHSCLWSLHPQAIQTAITTLLTRIRRSEQQTALQAKLQQFPPIMPPYQIMARFGAILMAQSSIHQELPVPEIQEVDIIKAITHEVRTPLTTIRMLVRSLKRRKDVSAEVKTRLDRVDAECTEQIERFNLIFEAAQLDSYPIMLEATQIEEILSDGFMRWQEHAGRRQISLEMILPTEIPAISSNALLLSQVLNGLVDRLVRSFPPDSHIQLILTSAGEYLKLQFQSQVTSQSSGDLPLLKAVGQWLMLQPETGTLSLSLPTTKTLLKALGGKLTVRMHSSSAAYDGEILTIFLPFF, encoded by the coding sequence GTGACAGGATTGGTAACTATATACGAGGCATTGCACCAAGCCCCCCAAACCCGTGAGTTTTTCGAGGAGTTGCACCAAACTGACGCAAAGGAATTTTGGCATCGGGCGATCGCTGTTTTGCAGCAGTTTTCAATGCAGAGACAGTTGAAGGGGATACTCCTTACACATCACCCCTACATCATCCCTAATGCTGCTCTTCGCCAAACTGAGTTACAAACTTGGGTATTTACCACTAGTAAATCTTCTTTATTCCCTACAGGGACTTTACCAATTGGCAATACTCAAGTAGTTTCTCTACCTAAGTCAGATGCTCTGAATCAGGAATGGTTCTGTCTCCTCATCACTGAAACCTTCGGTATCTTAGTGGTTTCCTCTACTAAAAGCCATAGCTGTCTCTGGTCACTTCATCCCCAAGCGATTCAAACTGCAATCACTACTTTATTAACACGTATTCGGCGTTCTGAACAACAGACTGCATTACAAGCTAAATTGCAGCAATTTCCACCAATCATGCCCCCCTATCAGATCATGGCAAGATTTGGCGCAATTTTAATGGCACAGAGTTCCATTCATCAAGAATTGCCAGTTCCTGAGATCCAAGAAGTCGATATTATCAAAGCAATTACCCATGAGGTTCGCACTCCGTTAACTACAATCCGCATGTTAGTGCGATCGTTGAAACGTCGTAAAGATGTTTCCGCAGAAGTTAAAACTCGCTTAGATCGAGTAGATGCTGAATGTACAGAACAGATTGAAAGATTTAATTTAATTTTTGAGGCGGCACAACTAGATAGCTATCCCATTATGTTAGAGGCTACGCAAATTGAAGAAATCCTTAGTGATGGATTTATGCGTTGGCAAGAACATGCAGGGAGAAGACAAATATCCTTAGAAATGATTTTGCCAACGGAAATTCCTGCTATTTCTAGCAATGCTTTACTTCTATCTCAAGTACTGAATGGTCTAGTGGATCGCTTAGTACGGAGCTTTCCCCCTGATAGTCATATTCAATTAATTCTGACTAGTGCTGGGGAATATCTCAAACTACAATTCCAATCGCAGGTGACTAGCCAAAGTAGTGGTGACTTACCATTGCTTAAAGCAGTAGGGCAATGGCTAATGTTACAACCTGAGACAGGAACGTTAAGTTTGAGCTTACCGACTACTAAGACTTTATTAAAGGCTCTAGGCGGCAAACTCACTGTCAGAATGCATTCAAGTAGTGCCGCCTATGATGGCGAAATTTTGACGATCTTTTTACCATTTTTTTGA
- a CDS encoding RuBisCO accumulation factor 1 → MPTPVPALPTDSEGLLRLLRHKEGTWVQWGIACQMLQKMGENSLAIFENTGFEPIQQNQIVVASQVYASLQAGNASDIVLAHFEQKGSDILYELRVLNQSERVTMATFALEKNLDVLEAKDIVKAIKEAATVANLPEGFTRHPGDAVVLQILKATQGKIDPQERTRLIARGLRFAHGDKARAAIERLLTDMANPSKKKAPSLPTFRYDGEDNIPRILPVAGTLPLSAAQFQAVTQVTELTPFGIVHSHSEATWATLPGWFVVHKAEDGVIVSCNTDTLQVAISQEVLSADRDRAEDILILVDRAQRNWDESSYFAIADQDGNLKFAWFDSQPDVEILGKVTLTLRPKRFFDENASQDRWQFEE, encoded by the coding sequence ATGCCAACACCCGTACCAGCACTTCCCACTGACTCTGAAGGACTATTGAGACTCTTACGCCATAAGGAAGGAACTTGGGTGCAGTGGGGAATAGCATGCCAAATGCTCCAGAAAATGGGCGAAAATTCTCTTGCTATCTTTGAAAATACTGGTTTTGAGCCAATTCAACAAAATCAGATTGTTGTTGCTTCACAGGTTTATGCTAGTTTGCAAGCAGGTAATGCCTCAGATATTGTCCTAGCCCACTTTGAACAAAAAGGAAGTGACATTCTCTATGAGTTGCGCGTACTCAATCAATCGGAACGGGTCACCATGGCAACCTTTGCCCTTGAGAAAAATCTTGATGTATTGGAAGCAAAGGATATCGTTAAAGCAATTAAGGAGGCTGCAACAGTTGCTAACTTGCCAGAAGGATTCACCCGACATCCAGGTGATGCAGTAGTTTTACAAATTCTCAAAGCTACTCAGGGCAAAATCGATCCACAGGAACGGACAAGATTGATTGCAAGAGGTCTACGTTTTGCCCATGGTGACAAAGCTCGTGCTGCGATCGAGCGGTTGCTCACCGACATGGCAAATCCTTCAAAAAAGAAAGCCCCAAGCTTACCCACATTTCGTTACGATGGTGAGGACAATATTCCGCGTATCTTACCTGTGGCAGGTACTCTGCCTTTGTCGGCAGCCCAGTTTCAAGCAGTTACTCAAGTAACAGAACTAACTCCCTTTGGTATTGTGCATTCCCATAGTGAGGCTACTTGGGCAACTCTTCCTGGTTGGTTTGTGGTACATAAAGCAGAAGATGGTGTGATTGTTTCTTGTAATACTGATACCTTGCAAGTTGCCATTTCTCAAGAAGTACTTAGCGCCGATCGCGATCGCGCTGAGGATATCCTGATATTAGTCGATCGCGCCCAAAGGAATTGGGATGAAAGTAGCTATTTTGCGATCGCAGATCAAGATGGCAATCTCAAATTTGCATGGTTTGACTCCCAGCCAGACGTAGAAATCCTTGGCAAAGTTACTTTGACATTGCGGCCCAAACGCTTCTTTGACGAAAATGCATCTCAAGATCGCTGGCAGTTTGAGGAATAG
- the carA gene encoding glutamine-hydrolyzing carbamoyl-phosphate synthase small subunit, whose amino-acid sequence MATKQAAILVLADGTCYRGYAFGASGTAIGEVVFNTGMTGYQEVMTDPSYRGQIVTFTCPELGNTGVTPEDDESDRPQVRGVIARNITVVPSNWRSRQSLPDYLKAHNVVGITGIDTRALTRKLRSFGAMNGGISTEILDPEVLLAQVKAAPSMQGQNLAQEASTDRIYEWTEKTISEWEFVEPSQLSGEQLTVVAIDFGVKRNILRRLASYGCRVIVVPADTPSEKILSYNPDGIFLSNGPGDPAAVTQGIETAKALLAANKPMFGICLGHQILGLSMGGDTFKLKFGHRGLNQPSQNQAKNADRRVEITSQNHGFALTGESFEQSPAMLTHINLNDHTVAGLEHKTLPIFSVQYHPEASPGPHDADYLFERFVNSMREHKNSKQVAA is encoded by the coding sequence ATGGCAACAAAGCAAGCAGCGATTTTGGTCTTGGCGGATGGTACTTGTTACCGTGGCTATGCGTTTGGCGCGTCTGGAACCGCGATCGGCGAAGTGGTATTTAATACAGGTATGACTGGCTACCAAGAGGTAATGACCGATCCCAGCTACCGAGGACAAATTGTTACTTTTACCTGTCCTGAACTTGGCAATACGGGCGTAACGCCTGAAGATGATGAATCCGATCGCCCGCAGGTGCGTGGTGTAATTGCGCGAAATATTACGGTAGTACCTAGCAATTGGCGATCGCGTCAGTCCTTGCCTGATTACCTCAAGGCACATAATGTTGTTGGTATTACGGGCATTGATACTCGTGCGCTCACCCGCAAACTGCGATCGTTCGGTGCAATGAATGGCGGCATCTCTACTGAAATCCTCGATCCCGAAGTGTTATTGGCTCAAGTAAAAGCAGCGCCATCAATGCAAGGTCAGAACCTCGCTCAAGAAGCTTCCACCGATCGCATTTATGAATGGACAGAAAAAACTATCTCTGAATGGGAATTTGTGGAGCCATCACAGTTATCAGGTGAACAGTTGACTGTTGTCGCGATCGATTTTGGCGTTAAGCGCAATATTCTCCGTCGCCTTGCTAGTTATGGTTGCCGCGTGATAGTTGTTCCTGCTGATACCCCATCGGAAAAGATTCTTTCCTACAATCCCGACGGTATTTTCCTTTCTAACGGACCTGGCGATCCCGCAGCCGTAACCCAAGGCATTGAAACTGCTAAAGCTTTACTAGCAGCAAATAAGCCTATGTTTGGTATTTGCTTAGGACACCAAATTTTAGGATTATCAATGGGTGGCGACACTTTCAAGCTCAAGTTTGGACATCGCGGACTCAATCAACCTTCCCAAAACCAAGCTAAAAATGCTGATCGTCGTGTAGAAATCACGAGTCAAAATCACGGTTTTGCGCTGACAGGAGAATCCTTTGAGCAATCTCCCGCGATGCTAACCCATATCAATCTCAATGATCATACTGTTGCAGGCTTAGAGCACAAAACCTTGCCTATCTTCTCAGTGCAATACCACCCAGAAGCTAGCCCTGGTCCTCACGATGCCGATTATCTCTTCGAGCGTTTTGTCAACTCCATGCGCGAACATAAAAATAGTAAGCAAGTTGCGGCTTGA